The genomic stretch AACATCGAATTTGTATCCCTGAACTGGACAGAACGTCGTGAAAATTCACTGTGGTGTGCGATTGACTACAATAAGGCCCATCTGATACCTTTGCTTTTTCAGCATCGTTCAAACATAGAAGCGGAAGCTTACGAGTGCAAGAGGCTCCTTCACCGGGCAGCTATGCAGGGAAACGTTGCAGCGCTTGAAACTCTCCTCACTTCTGGCGCTAAAAAAAATGCCAGATATGCATGGGAACAAGCAGCCCTGCATCATGCAGCCCTAGAAGGTGCCACTGTTGCAATACTTACGCTCCTGCGGTAGGGTCTAGATATTCACGCCCGAGATAAACATGGCCAAACACTGCTACACAAGGCCTCATTTACAAGAATTCCTCTACAGTTAGCGACTTATTGGTGAGCCATGGTGCcgttctcttccttgattttcttctctagAAGTCGATGACGATTGAATTTCGATGTGGAGTGGTAATCTATCCCAGGGACAGGATGATAACAGATTGATCAACATAACCCTATTGGGCTGTACAGTCATTGGGATTTTCGAGTAAGTTTAACTGTCAGCACCTCGAGCACCAGAGATATTCATGGGGTACATTCTATGAAATAATCGTTGGTCATGAGGGGATTTAGATACATGAACCGATGCAATGAAGCTAGTCCAACTCAAGCAGGATAAAGTGCAGAAGGCCGACACTTAGTGGAGTGGTCAATCCATGGCACTTGGGATCATACAGGCAACAAGCCATATCCAGACAGGAGCATATTATACTTCCCTATCACAAAATTCGGATATATTCCTGGCTGAACTTAAAAGAGTGCCCATGAAGTCGCGAATGGGTCAGCTGGTCCGTTTGTGATCGGCATAACTGAATACGAGGCACCTGTCTCTCTGAtgaatgagaaaaaggaaggatgCTGCTTAATCGACGCGAAGGACTTGAGCCGCGGATCAAGCAGTCCAGACATGGCTGCCTTCGGCCGATCACAGCCCGGAATCAAATAAGTAGAGACGCCTCTAATCTTTATGCTGACCCCCTGAAACGATTGTCAAAATCATGAGAACCAGAAGTCTAGCCTTTTCTTGAAACCAAAAACTTCTTATTGTGCAATAATTTTCTGTTTCAGCTTGATATAGTCCCCTCGCACGTCCATCACATGGAGTTGACGCCTCTTCGACGAGATGCGGAGCCACTGATGCATTCTGGCGATAATGCAAGCAAGAGCAAAGATTATCATGAATTCAGACATCCAGACATTCAATCAGACTGGAACAAGCCGAAGTCATTTAAAGAACGGTTCGCTGGTTGGAGGCGCACACTTTTGGTAGGATGTGTGATTTCCGTGGTTGTGCATGTCTTCAATCTAGGCTTTGCCTTATGGGCCGTTCAGCATCGCCATGTTCAAAACGGCCAAGGAGTCCTCTACGCGGGGGACTGTAAGAAGGTCCGGAACGCTGGTATAGGCTTTCATTTGATGATTAACATTTTAAGCACTGCTCTCTTGGGTGCAAGCAACTACTGTATGGTATGCTTGAGACACTTTTAACTTGGTACGCATACGCAAACTCACTATAACACAGCAAGTTTTGGGTGCACCAACGAGGACAGGTCGATACAGCTCACCAAAACGGACAATGGCTCGACATTGGTGTATTGAGTGTGCGGAATTTGTCCGAAATAGCCAAGAAACGGTTCTGGCTGTGGATGTGTTTagccttctcctctcttcctctccatctgATGTCAGCGCCTTGCTTCATCCCGTTCACAATTTGCCTTGTAAGTTCCAATTAATAATGAAGCCCTAGGTACAATTCTAGCGTTTTCTCATCAGTATCCGCCAACGCTTATGATGTCTTTGCCGCAAACGGTTCACCGAATGACACGGCTGTTCGGTTATAGAATCGGACTTTGGGGATGACGAGCACCGGCAAGCAATTCTCAGGCTCCATACGAAAGCACAAAACGGCACTCTATACCGACTTGAGAATTCCGCTTGTGTTACTGCGTATACCACTGCATTTCAGTCGACATATGGCAGTCTCATTTTAGTGACAGGCAACGCCACTCCCGCCGATCATTTCAACCTTGTGTATACGCAACAGGTCTTTAAAACCAATGTAGCCGTTGTCGGTGCAAGTGGGTATAACTGGATATGTGAAGACTTGGAACATCATCAATATGAGTGGCAATTAACTCCATGCATCACTTCTCTACCACAAGTCCAAGCTCGAGTAGCAGAAAACAATTGGACCGTGGGCGGGTACAAACCAGAGTACTGCCTTGTTGAGGAGCTTACTCCACATTGCAAGCTACAGTACAGTTTGTATTTGGTGGTCATTGTGATCGCATTTAATACTGTGAAGGCCATAGTATTATGCTATGTCGCTTTCAACTCGAAGGACTCTCCCCTTCTTACCACTGGTGATGCAGTTTCATCTTTCTCAAGGGCACCTGACCAATACTCGCAAGGCATGTGTCTATTGTCTATGGAATCTGTAAGGCAATCAGCCAAATCCAGCAGAACCATGACCTTCGATACAAACCCGAGAAGATGGCGGTCAGCTATGTCTCGCAGGAGATGGTCACTTGGGATCACATGTTCAGTACTCGACCCCATATCTGTCTAGTTCTCTCTCTGGCCATATCCTTCATATATTGCTAGCAAAAATGAATTGACAAATAACATCTAGCTATTCAATTGCTCTTGCAGCCTGCGTCACCCTACTTGTGCTCGGATTATATCTCTCATTCGACTCAACTGGAATCTGGAGTGTCGGGTTAGGGCAAATCAGCACTCAAACACTGATCTCTTCTGGGGGATACACGATTTCGTCAGTGGTGGCCAATAGCCTAGTGGCAAACTTACCCCAACTTATTTTCTCCATGC from Aspergillus oryzae RIB40 DNA, chromosome 1 encodes the following:
- a CDS encoding uncharacterized protein (predicted protein); this translates as MELTPLRRDAEPLMHSGDNASKSKDYHEFRHPDIQSDWNKPKSFKERFAGWRRTLLVGCVISVVVHVFNLGFALWAVQHRHVQNGQGVLYAGDCKKVRNAGIGFHLMINILSTALLGASNYCMFWVHQRGQVDTAHQNGQWLDIGVLSVRNLSEIAKKRFWLWMCLAFSSLPLHLMSAPCFIPYNSSVFSSVSANAYDVFAANESDFGDDEHRQAILRLHTKAQNGTLYRLENSACVTAYTTAFQSTYGSLILVTGNATPADHFNLVYTQQVFKTNVAVVGASGYNWICEDLEHHQYEWQLTPCITSLPQVQARVAENNWTVGGYKPEYCLVEELTPHCKLQYSLYLVVIVIAFNTVKAIVLCYVAFNSKDSPLLTTGDAVSSFSRAPDQYSQGMCLLSMESVRQSAKSSRTMTFDTNPRRWRSAMSRRRWSLGITCSVLDPISVYYSIALAACVTLLVLGLYLSFDSTGIWSVGLGQISTQTLISSGGYTISSVVANSLVANLPQLIFSMLYFACNGLITTMALAHEWSHYAIQWKGLRVSAEPMGSQRSTYFLSLPYRYAIPFIISSTLVHWLISESLFLVMIEAYTVGMERDPTNDIITCGYSAVAIVATISVGAVALGALIGLSFKRFKSGMPVTGSCSLALAASCHANTSPADLSQEDESVLPLQWGEVGGKGPVRHCTFSSAEVQIPQHGWVYQ